One Helianthus annuus cultivar XRQ/B chromosome 12, HanXRQr2.0-SUNRISE, whole genome shotgun sequence genomic region harbors:
- the LOC118485049 gene encoding nuclear receptor corepressor 1-like, producing the protein MRKRFLKFKERAITLKFKEFQYSWKESLRLLPVRSGAKSQKKFESISRLGYIDSQKHRISNHSRSSTPGGCLRLVPTKEVVEYVNKMLLDSRVKTYRNIQKMPTFILDKRERMGSRFISDNGLVEDPIEVEKQRAVVNLWTEEDRQMFLDNYALFGKNFKKIASFFQHKTVAECVEFYYKNHKSESFQKTKKNSKFCEREVV; encoded by the exons ATGAGGAAGCGTTTCTTAAAGTTCAAAGAACGGGCCATCACTCTTAAGTTTAAAGAATTTCAGTATTCCTGGAAGGAATCTCTCCGCTTGCTCCCCGTAAGATCCGGTGCAAAGTCGCAGAAGAAGTTTGAATCGATCTCTCGCTTGGGATATATCGATTCTCAAAAGCACCGCATATCTAACCATTCTCGTTCATCTACTCCTG GTGGATGTTTGCGTCTGGTTCCAACGAAAGAGGTAGTTGAGTATGTGAACAAGATGCTTTTAGATTCACGTGTCAAGACCTACAGGAACATACAGAAGATGCCGACGTTTATATTAGACAAGAGGGAACGAATGGGCTCTAGGTTTATTTCGGATAATGGATTAGTGGAGGACCCTATTGAGGTTGAAAAGCAAAGGGCCGTTGTTAATCTATGGACCGAAGAAGATAGACAAATGTTCTTAGATAATTATGCTTTGTTTggcaaaaacttcaaaaagattGCATCTTTTTTTCAACACAAAACAGTTGCTGAATGTGTTGAGTTCTATTACAAGAATCACAAGTCTGAGAGTTTCCAAAAAACAAAGAAGAATTCAAAATTTTGCGAAAGGGAAGTCGTGTGA
- the LOC110892940 gene encoding uncharacterized mitochondrial protein AtMg00810-like — MTLFTKRIREDVMLVQIYVDDIIFGSTNEELCRELEIVMKAKFEMSMMGELTFFLELEVKQKEDGILIHQAKYIRDILTKDNMNDCKVASTPFASQTELTLDPQGKLVNKSFYRSMIGSLMYLTASRPDIMWAICLCARFQTNPKESHETAVKRIFRYLKGTPKLGLWM, encoded by the exons ATGACCCTCTTCACTAAACGAATCAGAGAAGATGTAATGctggttcaaatctacgttgacgatatcatttttgggTCAACCAACGAGGAGCTGTGTAGAGAACTCGAGATCGTCATGAAGGCAAAgtttgaaatgagcatgatgggagagctAACGTTCTTCTTAGAGTTAGAAGTGAAGCAAAAAGAGGATGGGATTCTCATTCATCAGGCCAAGTACATTCGGGATATTCTCACGAAGGACAACATGAACGATTGTAAAGTTGCCAGCACCCCGTTTGCCTCTCAGACGGAGCTTACTCTAGACCCTCAAGGAAAACTAGTGAACAAGTCCTTTTATCGCTCCATGATCGGCTCtctgatgtacttaactgctagCAGGCCTGACATTATGTGGGCTATCTGTCTCTGTGCTCGCTTTCAGACAAATCCCAAAGAATCACATGAAACTGCTGTGAAACGCATCTTCCGCTATCTCAAAGGAACTCCGAAACTAGgtctttg gATGTAA